Proteins encoded together in one Deinococcus irradiatisoli window:
- a CDS encoding alpha-E domain-containing protein codes for MLSRLAESLYWIGRYVERAENTARLLNVNYYATLEAGGRVSEEWRPLLEISGTKNGFAEQYGRADAHSVAAWLAFDRNNPSSIASSLARARENARGLRDRIPSEMWEELNRAYLNLCFQNAEVLARDGLFEYCSAARDASQMFFGIAFATLPRDEGWSFMRSGQLLERGDNLLRLLQVRYSVRTPSNPAQAAVDNHRWMAVLKTVSAYEAYRKTEHGGLQPRAIAKFLLLNPYFPRSVRYSGENLHDALAQIERIHPQAHPQLLREAKWLLARLEHASVDDILERHSPSIDTLLSDFNAIGSAIYAAYFTA; via the coding sequence ATGCTCTCGCGCCTCGCCGAATCGCTGTACTGGATTGGCCGCTATGTCGAGCGCGCCGAGAACACCGCCCGGCTGCTCAATGTCAACTACTACGCCACCCTCGAAGCCGGCGGCCGGGTCAGCGAGGAGTGGCGGCCGCTGCTGGAAATCTCCGGCACCAAAAACGGCTTCGCCGAGCAGTACGGCCGCGCCGACGCCCACAGCGTGGCGGCCTGGCTGGCCTTCGACCGCAACAACCCGTCAAGCATCGCTTCGAGCCTGGCGCGCGCCCGCGAGAACGCCCGCGGCCTGCGCGACCGGATTCCCAGCGAGATGTGGGAAGAACTCAACCGGGCCTACCTGAACCTGTGCTTCCAGAACGCCGAGGTGCTGGCCCGCGACGGCCTGTTCGAGTACTGCTCGGCGGCCCGCGACGCGTCGCAGATGTTCTTCGGCATCGCCTTCGCCACCCTGCCGCGCGACGAGGGCTGGTCGTTCATGCGCAGCGGGCAACTGCTCGAGCGCGGGGACAACCTGCTGCGGCTGCTGCAGGTGCGCTACAGCGTGCGCACGCCCAGCAACCCGGCCCAGGCCGCCGTGGATAACCACCGCTGGATGGCGGTGCTCAAAACCGTCTCGGCCTACGAGGCCTACCGCAAAACCGAGCACGGCGGCCTGCAACCGCGCGCCATCGCCAAGTTCCTGCTGCTCAATCCGTATTTTCCGCGCAGCGTGCGCTACAGCGGCGAGAACCTCCACGACGCCCTGGCGCAGATCGAGCGCATTCACCCCCAGGCCCATCCCCAGCTGCTGCGCGAGGCCAAGTGGCTGCTGGCCCGGCTGGAGCACGCCAGCGTGGACGACATCCTGGAGCGCCATTCGCCCAGCATCGACACCCTGCTGAGCGATTTCAACGCCATCGGCTCGGCCATCTACGCGGCGTACTTCACGGCCTGA
- the uvrB gene encoding excinuclease ABC subunit UvrB produces MLKVQSEYTPAGDQPTAIRSLVEGLDSGLRFQTLLGATGTGKTYSVAKVIEETGRPALIMAPNKVLTAQLAAEFREFFPSAAVEFFISYYDYYQPEAYVPGKDLFIEKDAAVNQEIERLRHSATRSLLTRRDTIVVASVSCIYGLGDPAEYRALNIILKVGERMDRDELLSRLVSMQYERNDIELAAGRFRAKGELIEIWPSYDEQPLRIQLWGDEVEKIQIVHSLTGDKLGDLDATVIYPAKHYVASASNVERAIVTIQQELEERLEYFNSVGKLLEAQRLKERTLYDLEMMKVLGYCSGIENYSRHVDGRRPGETPYTMLDYFPEDFITFIDESHVTVPQIGGMANGDKARKQTLVDYGFRLPSAMDNRPLNFQEFLAKTGQTVFVSATPGPFEREVSDNVADQIIRPTGLVDPPVTVRPIQGQIEDLLGRIRERAAKGERVLVTTLTKRMSEDLTEYLLEKGVRARYMHSDIDSVERQVIIRDLRLGHYDVLIGINLLREGLDLPEVSLVAILDADKPGFLRSDRALIQTIGRAARNVGGEVILYGDTITPAMQTAMDETARRREKQTAFNLEHGITPTTIRKGVRDVIRGEEAAELPQSGELSSDRDVLTMQLTDLELDMWQASEDLDFERAASLRDQIRSIEAKLQGKNCEQPTVPGQKVRRKGRR; encoded by the coding sequence ATGCTCAAGGTCCAGTCGGAATACACGCCCGCAGGTGACCAGCCGACCGCCATTCGCAGCCTCGTGGAAGGCCTGGACAGCGGCCTGAGGTTTCAGACGCTGCTGGGGGCCACCGGCACCGGCAAAACCTACTCGGTGGCCAAAGTCATCGAGGAAACCGGCCGCCCGGCCCTGATCATGGCCCCCAACAAGGTGCTCACTGCCCAGCTGGCCGCCGAGTTCCGCGAGTTCTTTCCCAGCGCCGCCGTCGAGTTCTTCATCTCGTACTACGACTACTACCAGCCGGAAGCCTACGTGCCGGGCAAGGACCTCTTCATCGAGAAGGACGCGGCCGTCAACCAGGAAATCGAGCGGCTGCGCCACTCGGCCACCCGCAGCCTGCTGACCCGCCGCGACACCATCGTGGTGGCCTCGGTGAGCTGCATCTACGGTTTGGGCGATCCGGCCGAGTACCGGGCGCTCAACATCATCCTCAAGGTGGGCGAGCGGATGGACCGCGACGAACTGCTCAGCCGCCTGGTCAGTATGCAGTACGAGCGCAACGACATCGAGCTCGCGGCCGGCCGGTTCAGGGCCAAGGGCGAGCTGATCGAGATCTGGCCCAGCTACGACGAGCAGCCGCTCCGTATTCAGCTGTGGGGCGACGAGGTCGAGAAGATCCAGATCGTGCACTCGCTGACCGGCGACAAGCTCGGCGACCTCGACGCCACCGTGATCTACCCGGCCAAGCACTATGTCGCCAGCGCCAGCAACGTAGAGCGGGCCATCGTGACCATTCAGCAGGAACTTGAGGAGCGGCTGGAGTACTTCAACTCGGTGGGCAAGCTGCTCGAAGCCCAGCGCCTCAAGGAACGCACCCTCTACGACCTAGAGATGATGAAGGTGCTGGGCTACTGCTCCGGCATCGAGAACTACTCGCGGCACGTGGACGGCCGTCGCCCCGGCGAGACGCCCTACACCATGCTGGATTACTTTCCGGAAGACTTCATCACCTTCATCGACGAATCGCACGTCACGGTGCCGCAGATCGGCGGCATGGCCAACGGCGACAAGGCCCGCAAGCAGACGCTGGTGGACTACGGCTTCCGGCTGCCCTCGGCGATGGACAACCGCCCGCTGAACTTTCAGGAGTTCCTCGCCAAGACCGGCCAGACGGTGTTCGTCTCGGCCACGCCCGGTCCCTTCGAGCGCGAGGTCAGCGACAACGTGGCCGACCAGATCATCCGCCCCACCGGGCTGGTGGACCCGCCAGTCACGGTGCGCCCGATTCAGGGCCAGATCGAGGACCTGCTGGGCCGCATCCGCGAGCGCGCCGCCAAGGGCGAGCGGGTGCTCGTGACCACCCTCACCAAGCGGATGTCCGAGGACCTCACCGAGTACCTGCTGGAAAAGGGGGTGCGGGCGCGCTACATGCACTCGGACATCGACTCGGTGGAGCGGCAGGTGATCATCCGCGATCTGCGACTGGGCCACTACGACGTGCTGATCGGCATCAACCTGCTGCGCGAGGGACTCGACCTTCCCGAAGTCTCTTTGGTCGCCATTCTCGACGCCGATAAGCCAGGCTTCCTGAGAAGCGACCGGGCGCTGATCCAGACCATCGGCCGGGCCGCACGCAACGTGGGCGGCGAGGTGATTCTCTACGGCGACACCATCACCCCGGCCATGCAGACGGCGATGGACGAAACCGCCCGCCGCCGCGAGAAGCAGACCGCCTTCAACCTCGAGCACGGCATCACCCCGACCACCATCCGCAAGGGCGTGCGCGACGTGATCCGGGGCGAGGAAGCGGCCGAGTTGCCCCAGAGCGGCGAACTCAGCAGCGACCGCGACGTGCTGACCATGCAGCTCACCGACCTCGAACTCGACATGTGGCAGGCGTCCGAGGACCTCGACTTCGAGCGGGCCGCCAGCCTGCGCGACCAGATCCGCAGCATCGAGGCCAAGCTCCAGGGCAAGAACTGCGAGCAGCCCACCGTGCCGGGCCAGAAGGTGCGGCGCAAGGGCCGGCGCTAA
- a CDS encoding transglutaminase family protein, protein MRADIRHVTEYAYDEPAWDSFNEVRLHPEASARQQLKSFHLLIEPEASSVTSHRDYFGSIVHHVHVHEPHRVLRIEAQALVITKPLPTPPSMPLSALAEVRGEASEFLIASPRVPPGNWPEVFGVARPSPDDDLPTFLRDLTHQFFTQFTYKPGATSVRTTIQEFARAQQGVCQDFTHAMLGVCRTLGIPARYVSGYLYSGGEMVGADATHAWVEALIPGAGWTGFDPTNDVLAGEKHIKIGHGRDYPDVSPVRGTFYGGGQGSLDVEVRVYGEQAQ, encoded by the coding sequence ATGCGCGCCGATATTCGCCACGTCACCGAGTACGCCTACGATGAACCCGCCTGGGATTCGTTCAACGAAGTGCGCCTTCACCCGGAAGCCAGCGCCCGGCAGCAGCTCAAGAGTTTTCACCTCCTGATCGAGCCCGAGGCCAGCAGCGTCACCTCGCACCGCGACTACTTCGGCTCGATCGTGCACCACGTGCATGTGCACGAACCGCACCGGGTGCTGAGAATCGAAGCGCAGGCGCTGGTGATCACCAAGCCGCTGCCGACGCCGCCCAGCATGCCGCTCAGCGCTCTGGCGGAGGTGCGCGGCGAGGCCAGCGAATTTCTGATCGCCAGTCCACGGGTGCCGCCGGGCAACTGGCCCGAGGTGTTCGGGGTGGCCCGCCCCAGCCCCGACGACGACCTGCCGACGTTTCTGCGCGACCTGACCCACCAGTTCTTCACCCAGTTCACCTACAAGCCCGGCGCCACCAGCGTCCGCACCACCATTCAGGAGTTCGCCCGCGCGCAGCAGGGCGTCTGTCAGGACTTCACCCACGCCATGCTGGGGGTGTGCCGCACGCTGGGCATTCCGGCGCGTTACGTCAGCGGCTACCTGTATTCCGGCGGCGAGATGGTCGGCGCCGACGCCACCCACGCCTGGGTGGAGGCCCTGATTCCCGGCGCGGGCTGGACCGGCTTCGATCCCACCAACGACGTGCTGGCCGGCGAGAAGCACATCAAGATCGGCCACGGGCGCGACTATCCGGACGTTTCACCGGTGCGCGGCACCTTCTACGGCGGCGGACAGGGCAGTCTCGACGTGGAAGTGCGCGTCTACGGCGAGCAGGCCCAGTAG
- a CDS encoding YIP1 family protein: protein MQKSPQLSPSIQTMFAQSTAVLSQPSVATFEKFEWRGGVQSAYTYVLVAAVVSAIIAAIFAPFHREVTFFGQLLSRLITIPVSFAVFTGAVYYIGKALFKGTGTYAEVAYTFALFYVPLSILGTVIGIIPILGWLVGFVISLAMIYFGFLAVQSSMNVRTNGEGIALLVLSGLAYFIVSLVLAGVFASLFFVR from the coding sequence ATGCAAAAGTCTCCCCAGCTCAGCCCCAGCATTCAGACGATGTTTGCCCAGAGCACGGCGGTGCTGTCGCAGCCCAGCGTGGCGACCTTCGAGAAGTTCGAATGGCGCGGCGGGGTGCAGTCCGCCTACACCTACGTGCTGGTGGCGGCGGTGGTGTCGGCCATCATCGCGGCCATCTTCGCGCCGTTTCACCGTGAGGTGACGTTCTTCGGTCAGCTCCTGAGCCGCCTGATCACCATTCCGGTGAGTTTCGCGGTGTTCACCGGCGCGGTGTACTACATCGGCAAGGCGCTGTTCAAAGGCACCGGCACCTACGCCGAGGTCGCCTACACCTTCGCGCTGTTTTACGTGCCGCTGAGCATCCTCGGCACCGTCATCGGCATCATTCCGATTCTCGGCTGGCTGGTGGGCTTCGTGATCTCGCTGGCGATGATCTACTTCGGTTTCCTGGCGGTGCAGTCGAGCATGAACGTCCGAACCAACGGCGAGGGCATCGCCCTGCTGGTGCTGTCGGGCCTAGCCTACTTCATCGTCTCGCTGGTGCTGGCCGGCGTGTTCGCTTCGCTGTTCTTCGTGCGCTGA